A genomic window from Calonectris borealis chromosome 26, bCalBor7.hap1.2, whole genome shotgun sequence includes:
- the LOC142093397 gene encoding bile acid receptor-like, with protein MKQCSWEQNMANTFVTVPDGYCLPEPIQYYDVLPEHINYQLQDTDFQTAPYCQYSTVQIPPPVLQPPPSQSQYSTYGLDSQYSDGQCIISGCELSKPPFMAPHIDDGAYQGLKRPRLNHSSLRLKGQEELCVVCGDKASGYHYNALTCEGCKGFFRRSITKNAVYRCKNGGHCEMDMYMRRKCQECRLKKCKAVGMLAECLLTEVQCKSKRLRKNFKQKSSFLCNIKLEDEGLNSKHVSSTTRSGKMPEKMELTPGEHQLLDHIVAAHQKYTIPLEEAKKFLQETASPEESFLRLSETAVVHVQVLVDFTKRLPGFESLASEDQIALLKGSTVEAMFLRSAQIYNQRISECQPSTSESHVRLSDHGTCHVQNLDKTNIYSMEMSHNEESPTSTTTTGITEEFITALFYFYRSMGELKVTETEYALLVATTVFFSDRPLLRNKRHVEELQEPLLGILYKYSKIHHPEDPQHFARLIGRLTELRTLNHTHAEVLVTWRTKDPRLTSLLCEIWDLQ; from the exons ATGAAACAGTGCAGTTGGGAGCAGAATATGGCAAATACATTTGTCACCGTACCTGATGGGTATTGCCTTCCTGAGCCCATACAGTATTATG ACGTTTTACCAGAGCACATCAACTATCAGCTGCAAGACACGGATTTTCAGACTGCGCCTTACTGCCAATACTCAACAGTTCAAATTCCTCCTCCAGTATTACAGCCACCACCTTCTCAGTCCCAATACAGCACATATGGCCTGGACTCCCAGTACAGCGACGGGCAGTGTATCATCAGCGGCTGTGAATTAAGCAAACCCCCTTTCATGGCTCCCCACATTGATGATGGTGCATACCAAGGACTAAAACGGCCACGATTAAACCACTCTTCTTTGAGACTGAAGGGACAGGAGGAGCTGTGTGTGGTCTGCGGTGACAAGGCCTCAGGATATCACTACAACGCACTTACCTGTGAAGGCTGTAAAG GCTTCTTTCGACGTAGCATAACCAAAAATGCAGTATACCGATGCAAGAATGGTGGTCATTGCGAAATGGACATGTACATGCGAAGGAAGTGTCAGGAATGTCGCTTGAAGAAGTGTAAAGCTGTGGGAATGCTAGCAGAAT GTTTGCTGACTGAAGTACAGTGCAAGTCAAAGCGACTCAGGAAGAATTTCAAACAGAAGAGCAGTTTTCTTTGCAACATAAAGCTGGAAGATGAGGGACTGAACAGTAAGCACGTATCATCTACAACAAGATCTGGAAAA atgcCAGAGAAGATGGAACTTACTCCAGGGGAACATCAGCTTCTTGACCACATTGTAGCAGCACACCAAAAATACACAATTCCCCTTGAGGAAGCAAAGAAGTTT CTACAAGAAACTGCAAGTCCTGAGGAAAGTTTTCTCCGTCTCTCTGAAACAGCAGTTGTCCATGTACAAGTGTTAGTGGATTTCACAAAAAGACTTCCAG GATTTGAAAGTTTAGCTAGTGAAGATCAGATCGCGCTGCTAAAAGGGTCAACAGTTGAGGCAATGTTTTTGCGTTCAGCCCAAATATATAACCAAAGAATTAGTGAATGCCAACCATCAACAAGCGAAA GTCATGTAAGACTTTCGGATCACGGGACATGTCATGTTCAAAACCTTGATAAAACCAACATTTATTCCATGGAAATGTCTCACAATGAAGAGAGTCCAACTTCCACTACTACCACAG gtatAACCGAGGAGTTTATTACCGCACTGTTTTACTTCTACAGAAGCATGGGGGAACTGAAAGTGACCGAAACCGAATATGCCCTGCTTGTAGCCACAACTGTGTTTTTTTCAG ACCGCCCGCTTCTGAGGAACAAGCGGCACGTAGAAGAGCTGCAGGAGCCGCTCCTCGGCATCCTCTACAAGTACTCGAAGATCCATCACCCTGAGGACCCCCAGCATTTCGCCCGCCTTATCGGGCGCCTCACGGAACTGCGCACCCTCAACCACACCCACGCGGAGGTGCTAGTGACATGGAGGACAAAGGACCCCAGGCTGACCTCCCTGCTCTGCGAGATCTGGGATCTGCAGTAG